One window of the Streptococcus parasanguinis ATCC 15912 genome contains the following:
- a CDS encoding response regulator transcription factor, with amino-acid sequence MARILLIEDNNDIQEILYSLLSEDHEVLQAFSGTEGLRLFQQEAIDLVLLDIMLPGKNGDQVLEEIRMQSQVPVIMMTALGDKHLISQYLLAGANDYIVKPFNLDEVAARVTVQLRNQPTVVQEAQASQKLSFKNLVLNPETFELESEEQTLRLGKKEFQIFETLLVHPKKIFTKEELYEAVWEEVYLPGDNTLNAQLSNLRKKIAQLDPDEDYIETVWGLGVRLKGDK; translated from the coding sequence GTGGCACGGATTTTATTAATCGAGGATAATAATGATATCCAAGAAATTTTATACAGTCTCTTAAGTGAAGATCATGAGGTCCTTCAGGCTTTTTCAGGTACAGAAGGGCTACGGCTCTTCCAGCAAGAAGCCATTGATTTGGTCCTTCTGGATATCATGCTTCCAGGGAAGAATGGGGACCAGGTCCTTGAGGAGATCCGTATGCAGAGTCAGGTGCCAGTCATCATGATGACGGCTCTTGGAGACAAACACCTCATTAGCCAGTACCTCCTTGCAGGTGCCAATGATTATATTGTCAAGCCCTTTAATCTGGACGAAGTGGCAGCTCGGGTGACGGTGCAGTTGAGAAATCAACCGACGGTAGTACAGGAAGCTCAAGCGTCGCAAAAGCTTTCCTTTAAGAATTTGGTCTTAAATCCAGAAACCTTTGAACTGGAGTCTGAAGAACAGACGCTTCGTTTGGGCAAAAAAGAATTTCAAATTTTTGAGACCTTGCTGGTTCATCCAAAGAAGATTTTCACCAAGGAAGAATTGTATGAGGCGGTCTGGGAAGAAGTTTATCTGCCTGGAGACAATACGCTCAATGCCCAATTGAGCAATCTCCGAAAGAAAATTGCTCAGCTCGATCCAGATGAGGACTATATTGAAACGGTCTGGGGCTTGGGTGTTCGCTTGAAAGGAGACAAGTAA
- a CDS encoding ABC transporter permease, producing MLHTIQADFYRLFRSKGFWITEAILVLNILSGVIFGATGHVGVNTESKLPQATEVWTGFKALTNYSSSISVTILFTIIVITLVLGTDLTQNLYKNSLAYGVSRTSYYFAKSAVVLTIALFQFLVSYGLVFLIATLYNGLGTMPEHFLAHFGLTVLIQFLCTLAWVSIISFLLYASQSITLAFVGYFIGNILLSLPALFFKDIDIFHFINLEFQYSLVQSTTATTNTLSIALGFILVFGFLGLATFKHKDL from the coding sequence ATGTTGCATACCATTCAAGCAGATTTTTACAGACTTTTTCGCTCCAAAGGTTTTTGGATTACAGAAGCCATTCTCGTTCTTAACATCCTGTCTGGAGTCATCTTTGGAGCTACCGGCCACGTTGGCGTCAATACGGAATCCAAATTACCCCAAGCAACCGAAGTTTGGACGGGCTTTAAAGCCTTGACCAACTACTCTTCCAGCATCAGTGTGACCATCCTCTTTACCATTATTGTCATCACCTTGGTCCTGGGAACAGACTTAACGCAAAACTTATACAAGAATAGCCTGGCCTATGGCGTTTCTCGCACTAGCTACTACTTTGCCAAAAGCGCAGTCGTCCTGACCATTGCTCTCTTTCAATTTCTTGTTTCTTATGGTCTCGTCTTCTTGATCGCGACCCTCTACAATGGACTTGGCACCATGCCAGAGCACTTCTTGGCTCATTTTGGTCTGACTGTGCTGATTCAGTTCCTCTGCACCTTGGCTTGGGTCAGTATCATTTCCTTCCTCCTCTACGCCAGCCAATCCATCACCTTGGCCTTCGTTGGCTACTTCATCGGAAATATCCTCTTAAGCCTGCCTGCGCTCTTCTTTAAAGATATTGACATTTTCCACTTTATAAACTTGGAGTTCCAATATTCCTTGGTCCAAAGTACAACAGCAACGACCAACACTCTCTCGATTGCCCTTGGATTCATCCTTGTTTTTGGCTTCCTAGGACTCGCTACTTTTAAACACAAAGATTTATAA
- a CDS encoding sensor histidine kinase, whose translation MWVLVLILVVLVLFLGLGYARLLSALKDLREQIQKKLQSGSGVRLTSQVSKKELVALTKQVSDLFDQIERTNRIAFQEKKTLDMAISNIAHDIRTPLTIASGYTQQIIKGGTQEEEKLKKIASNLQVVSKRLESLLEYRRLMEGAIQPRISDVDLSQVLTQQLFQYYDSLSEAGIALEVELEEHLHYATDPELWERLLQNMLSNVLKHGKEQARLTLTSDVDTIRVELRNIVQQPIQHLDQLASRFYSENLSDTEESSGLGLYIIQNFVEILGGDLQLATEADWFILTITLNKQA comes from the coding sequence ATGTGGGTTTTAGTTCTAATTCTTGTCGTCCTTGTCCTTTTCTTGGGTTTGGGCTATGCTCGCTTGCTTTCTGCCTTAAAGGATTTGCGGGAGCAGATTCAAAAGAAGCTTCAAAGTGGGAGTGGGGTACGACTGACCTCCCAGGTCTCAAAAAAAGAATTGGTCGCCTTGACCAAGCAGGTCAGTGATCTCTTTGATCAGATCGAGCGGACCAATCGGATTGCCTTTCAAGAGAAAAAGACCTTGGATATGGCTATCAGTAATATTGCTCACGATATTCGGACGCCTTTGACCATTGCGTCGGGCTATACCCAACAAATCATCAAGGGTGGGACGCAGGAAGAGGAAAAGCTGAAGAAAATTGCTTCCAATCTTCAAGTCGTCTCAAAACGCCTGGAATCTCTCTTGGAATACAGACGCTTGATGGAGGGAGCCATTCAGCCTCGGATTTCAGACGTCGATCTCAGCCAAGTCCTAACTCAGCAGTTATTCCAGTATTACGATAGCTTGTCTGAGGCGGGGATTGCCTTAGAGGTAGAGCTAGAAGAGCATCTTCATTATGCTACGGATCCCGAGCTCTGGGAGCGCCTCTTGCAAAATATGCTCAGCAATGTCCTCAAGCATGGAAAGGAGCAGGCACGTTTGACCTTGACCTCGGACGTGGACACGATTCGGGTCGAGCTGCGCAATATCGTGCAACAACCGATCCAGCATTTAGACCAACTGGCTAGTCGCTTCTACTCTGAGAATTTATCGGACACAGAAGAGTCATCTGGCTTGGGCCTTTACATTATTCAAAATTTTGTAGAGATCTTAGGGGGCGACTTGCAATTGGCAACGGAGGCAGACTGGTTTATCTTGACCATTACACTAAACAAACAGGCTTGA
- a CDS encoding 6-phospho-beta-glucosidase, which translates to MTDKLQFPDGFLWGGATAANQCEGAYNEDGRGLANVDVVPIGPDRHAIITGQKKMFDFEEGYFYPAKDGIDMYHRYKEDIALFGEMGFKTYRLSIAWSRIFPKGDELEPNEAGLQFYEDLFKECHKYGIEPLVTITHFDCPMHLITEYGGWRSRKMLECYERLCRTLFTRYKGLVKYWLTFNEINMILHAPFMGAGLCFEEGENEEQVKYQAAHHELVASAIATKLAHEIDPNNKVGCMLAAGQNYPHTCAPRDVWAGLEEDRKNYFFIDVQARGEYPNYAKKEWERQGITVEMTEQDLQLLKDHTVDFISFSYYASRVASGDPAEREKTAGNIFASLKNPYLESSEWGWQIDPLGLRITLNTIWDRYQKPMFIVENGLGAVDTPNEAREIEDDYRIDYLAAHVKAMREAINEDGVVLWGYTTWGCIDLVSAGTGEMKKRYGFIYVDRDNEGKGSLARSRKKSFYWYKEVIATNGASVN; encoded by the coding sequence ATGACCGACAAACTTCAATTTCCAGATGGTTTCCTTTGGGGTGGTGCGACGGCTGCTAACCAGTGTGAGGGAGCATATAATGAAGATGGCCGTGGCTTGGCCAATGTGGATGTGGTGCCGATTGGGCCTGATCGTCACGCCATTATTACGGGTCAGAAAAAGATGTTCGACTTTGAAGAGGGCTATTTTTATCCAGCTAAGGATGGCATTGATATGTACCATCGCTACAAGGAAGACATTGCTCTCTTTGGGGAAATGGGCTTTAAAACCTATCGTTTGTCCATTGCCTGGTCTCGGATCTTCCCTAAAGGAGATGAACTAGAGCCGAATGAGGCAGGCCTACAGTTCTATGAAGACCTCTTTAAGGAGTGCCATAAGTATGGCATTGAACCCTTGGTGACCATTACCCACTTTGACTGTCCCATGCATTTGATTACCGAGTATGGAGGTTGGCGTAGTCGTAAGATGTTGGAATGTTATGAACGACTCTGCCGGACCCTCTTCACTCGCTACAAGGGCTTGGTCAAATACTGGCTGACCTTTAATGAGATCAATATGATCCTCCATGCGCCTTTTATGGGAGCAGGTCTCTGCTTTGAAGAAGGGGAGAATGAGGAGCAAGTCAAATACCAGGCAGCTCACCATGAATTGGTTGCTTCAGCCATTGCTACCAAGCTAGCCCATGAGATTGATCCTAACAATAAGGTCGGCTGTATGCTTGCAGCAGGGCAAAACTATCCGCATACCTGTGCTCCACGAGATGTCTGGGCTGGTCTAGAAGAAGACCGCAAAAACTATTTCTTCATCGATGTGCAGGCGCGTGGGGAATACCCTAACTATGCCAAGAAAGAGTGGGAGCGTCAGGGAATCACGGTTGAGATGACGGAGCAGGACCTGCAATTGTTGAAAGACCATACAGTGGACTTTATTTCCTTCTCCTACTATGCTAGTCGGGTCGCTTCAGGGGATCCAGCTGAAAGGGAGAAAACAGCGGGCAATATCTTTGCCTCTCTGAAGAATCCCTACCTAGAAAGCTCAGAATGGGGTTGGCAGATTGACCCTCTTGGTCTCCGCATTACGCTGAACACCATCTGGGATCGTTATCAAAAACCCATGTTTATTGTAGAAAATGGACTAGGTGCCGTTGATACCCCAAATGAAGCCAGGGAGATTGAGGATGACTATCGGATTGATTACCTCGCAGCCCATGTCAAGGCCATGCGGGAGGCCATCAACGAAGATGGCGTTGTCCTCTGGGGTTATACGACTTGGGGCTGTATTGACCTGGTCTCTGCCGGGACAGGAGAAATGAAGAAACGCTACGGCTTTATCTATGTCGACCGGGACAACGAAGGCAAGGGAAGCTTGGCCCGCTCACGTAAGAAATCCTTCTATTGGTACAAAGAAGTCATTGCGACAAATGGGGCTTCTGTCAATTAA
- a CDS encoding VOC family protein, which translates to MNLNQLDIIVSDVTQVCASLERILDKKADYVDDSFAQFTIGSHCLMLSQNHLIPLENFQSGIILHIEVEDVDQNYKRLKELGIQVLNGPVVTDWGTESLLVEGPSGLVLDFYRMK; encoded by the coding sequence ATGAATTTAAATCAATTAGATATTATCGTTTCAGATGTTACCCAAGTTTGTGCTAGCTTGGAGCGTATTTTGGATAAAAAGGCTGATTATGTTGATGATAGTTTTGCTCAGTTCACGATTGGCAGTCACTGTCTCATGTTGTCTCAAAATCATTTGATTCCTTTGGAAAATTTTCAGTCAGGAATCATTCTTCATATCGAGGTTGAGGATGTAGACCAGAACTACAAACGGTTGAAAGAGCTTGGTATCCAGGTTTTAAACGGCCCAGTTGTAACCGATTGGGGAACCGAAAGCCTGTTAGTTGAAGGCCCTTCCGGACTAGTGCTTGATTTTTATCGTATGAAGTAG